A genomic segment from Sphingopyxis sp. DBS4 encodes:
- a CDS encoding alpha-glucosidase: MTINQPLAKDPHSCTEASPPWWKGAVIYQVYPRSFADSNGDGVGDLAGITARLDYIASLGVDAIWLSPFYPSPMDDFGYDISDYRGVDPIFGTLDDFDALIARAHALGLKVTTDLVFAHTSDRHAWFAESRTSRENSKADWYVWADARPDGTPPTNWQSVFGGPAWTWDARRGQYYLHNFLGSQPQLNGHNPDVQQALLDVVQFWLDRGVDGFRIDAINFAMHDPELRDNPPAAPSNKVRTRPFDFQQKIYNQSHPDIPLFLERIRALTDRYADRFTVAEVGGDDAVREMRQFTAGGHRLNSAYGFDFLYADQLTPKLVREAAEQWPDAPGTGWPSWAFENHDAPRALSRWTPPGADRAAYARMKMALLCALRGNIIIYNGEELGLDQVDIPFELIKDPEALKNWPLTLSRDGARTPLPWEGGTAHAGFSSAEPWLPLGAAHAALAVDRQEDDPASLLHLTRRLVALRAGYPALRAGDNRNWITEGDLLAFDRIARDDHLRCLFNLGNGTIDISGHAGVGTPVVALNGATIDCLPPCGALWLNVQGDM; encoded by the coding sequence GTGACGATAAACCAGCCCCTCGCAAAAGACCCGCATAGCTGTACCGAAGCCTCTCCGCCTTGGTGGAAGGGTGCCGTCATATATCAGGTCTATCCGCGTAGCTTCGCCGATTCGAACGGCGACGGGGTTGGGGACCTTGCCGGCATTACTGCCCGGCTCGACTATATCGCGTCCCTCGGTGTCGATGCGATCTGGCTTTCTCCCTTCTACCCTTCGCCGATGGACGACTTCGGATATGATATTTCCGACTATCGCGGCGTCGATCCGATTTTCGGGACTCTCGACGATTTCGATGCACTCATCGCCCGCGCGCACGCGCTTGGTCTGAAGGTAACCACCGACCTGGTTTTTGCCCACACGTCGGATCGCCATGCCTGGTTCGCCGAAAGCCGCACGAGCCGCGAGAATTCGAAGGCCGACTGGTATGTTTGGGCGGACGCGCGGCCCGACGGTACGCCGCCGACCAATTGGCAGTCGGTGTTCGGGGGCCCCGCCTGGACGTGGGACGCGCGCCGCGGCCAATATTATCTCCATAATTTCCTAGGCTCGCAGCCGCAGCTCAACGGGCATAACCCCGACGTGCAACAGGCCCTGCTCGACGTCGTGCAATTCTGGCTCGACCGGGGGGTCGACGGCTTTCGTATCGACGCGATCAATTTCGCGATGCACGATCCCGAACTTCGCGACAATCCGCCGGCGGCGCCCTCGAACAAGGTCCGGACGCGGCCCTTCGATTTCCAGCAAAAAATCTACAACCAGTCGCACCCCGACATCCCGTTGTTTCTCGAACGGATTCGGGCGCTTACCGATCGCTATGCCGACAGGTTCACTGTTGCGGAGGTCGGCGGCGACGACGCGGTGCGCGAGATGCGGCAGTTTACCGCCGGCGGGCACCGGCTCAACAGCGCCTATGGCTTCGATTTCCTCTATGCGGACCAGCTGACCCCGAAGCTCGTTCGCGAGGCGGCGGAGCAATGGCCCGATGCGCCCGGGACCGGCTGGCCAAGCTGGGCCTTCGAAAATCACGATGCGCCGCGAGCTCTCTCCCGCTGGACTCCGCCCGGCGCCGACCGCGCGGCCTATGCACGAATGAAGATGGCGCTGCTTTGTGCGCTGCGCGGCAACATCATCATTTACAACGGCGAGGAATTGGGACTGGACCAGGTCGACATACCTTTCGAACTGATCAAGGATCCCGAGGCTCTCAAGAATTGGCCGCTTACCTTGTCGCGCGACGGCGCGCGCACGCCGCTCCCGTGGGAGGGCGGCACGGCCCATGCGGGCTTTTCCAGCGCTGAGCCTTGGTTGCCGCTGGGCGCGGCACATGCGGCGCTCGCGGTCGACCGGCAAGAGGATGATCCGGCCTCGCTGCTGCATCTGACGCGTCGACTTGTGGCGCTGCGCGCCGGGTACCCGGCCCTCCGCGCGGGCGATAACCGGAACTGGATAACCGAGGGCGATCTGCTCGCCTTTGACCGAATTGCCAGGGACGATCACCTTCGCTGCCTCTTCAATCTTGGAAATGGAACAATCGACATTTCCGGGCACGCGGGTGTCGGCACGCCGGTCGTGGCGCTCAACGGAGCCACCATCGATTGTCTGCCGCCCTGCGGCGCGCTCTGGCTGAACGTCCAAGGAGATATGTGA
- a CDS encoding glycoside hydrolase family 97 protein: MRRLALAAFVSFAPVPLLAQPAPATQTATSPDGSIVLTVSTDGDQRPTWSLSRRGKLLIAPSKLGFILTDGIGLQRGFSIVDSERKRSDTRWEQPWGERRFIRDVHNELLVRFRQDESWGGHAMNLRFRLFDDGIGFRYELPEQPGFKTAHIADEFTEFDIVPQGTAWWITGGEWNRYEQVYQKTPIDAVATAHTPLTMRLDDGTHLAFHEAALVDYAGMWLKRAEGQKFRATLSPSSRGPRVTRDLPFATPWRTIRIADSAAGLVENDLELNLNEPNKLGDVSWVKPMKYVGIWWGMIRGDWSWAEGPKHGATTQRTKDYIDFAAKHGFGGVLVEGWNKGWDGNWFGHGDKFSFTQPTADFDLAAVTDYAKRKGVTLIGHHETGGNIAVYEAQLEDAMRLYGRLGVKAVKTGYVADAGGIIAPGDAPGETRMEWHDGQRQVEHHLKVVETAARYKIAVNPHEPVKDTGLRRTYPNWVAREGARGMEYNAWGAFANGPDHEPTLVYTRMLSGPMDFTPGVLSLEGANKAPLASTLAKQLGLYLAIYSPIQMAADFIENLEAHPRELDFISKVPADWSESKLIAGEVGDYAIFARKDRASADWYVGGVNDATERTLSLRFDFLDPGKTYTATIYKDGEGATYLTDARHRIAYDNIRVKKGDTYRLWLAPGGGAAMRLHPGR; this comes from the coding sequence ATGCGCCGTCTGGCTCTGGCCGCCTTTGTTTCGTTCGCCCCGGTTCCCCTCCTCGCCCAGCCGGCGCCGGCGACGCAAACCGCCACCTCGCCCGACGGCAGCATCGTTCTGACGGTGTCCACCGACGGCGACCAGCGACCGACATGGTCGCTGTCGCGGCGGGGCAAGCTGCTCATCGCGCCCTCGAAACTCGGGTTCATCCTGACGGACGGCATCGGATTGCAACGCGGCTTCTCGATCGTCGACAGCGAGCGCAAGCGTTCCGATACGCGTTGGGAGCAACCGTGGGGCGAACGCCGCTTCATCCGCGATGTGCACAACGAACTGCTGGTCCGGTTCCGGCAAGACGAGAGCTGGGGCGGCCACGCGATGAACCTTCGCTTCCGGCTTTTCGACGACGGCATCGGCTTCCGCTACGAGTTGCCCGAACAACCCGGCTTCAAGACAGCGCATATCGCCGACGAATTCACCGAGTTCGACATCGTACCCCAAGGGACGGCCTGGTGGATTACCGGCGGCGAATGGAACCGCTATGAGCAGGTCTACCAGAAAACGCCGATCGACGCCGTCGCCACGGCGCACACGCCGTTGACCATGCGCCTCGACGACGGGACGCATCTCGCCTTTCACGAGGCCGCGCTGGTCGACTATGCGGGCATGTGGCTCAAGCGCGCTGAAGGGCAGAAGTTTCGCGCCACCCTGTCGCCGTCGTCGCGCGGACCGCGCGTCACGCGCGATCTGCCCTTCGCGACGCCATGGCGGACGATCAGGATCGCGGATTCGGCGGCGGGTCTCGTCGAAAACGACCTCGAACTCAACCTGAACGAGCCGAACAAGCTCGGGGACGTCAGTTGGGTGAAGCCGATGAAATATGTCGGAATCTGGTGGGGCATGATCCGTGGGGACTGGAGCTGGGCCGAGGGGCCGAAGCATGGTGCGACGACCCAGAGAACCAAGGACTATATCGATTTTGCCGCGAAACACGGGTTCGGCGGGGTTCTGGTGGAAGGCTGGAACAAGGGCTGGGACGGAAACTGGTTCGGCCATGGCGACAAATTCAGCTTTACCCAGCCGACCGCGGATTTCGACCTCGCGGCGGTGACCGATTATGCGAAGCGCAAGGGCGTGACGCTGATCGGTCATCACGAGACGGGCGGAAACATAGCCGTTTATGAGGCGCAGCTCGAAGATGCGATGAGGCTGTATGGAAGGCTTGGCGTCAAAGCCGTCAAGACCGGTTATGTTGCCGACGCGGGCGGGATCATCGCACCCGGCGATGCGCCTGGCGAAACCCGCATGGAGTGGCACGACGGCCAGCGGCAGGTCGAACATCATCTCAAGGTCGTCGAGACGGCGGCCCGGTACAAGATCGCGGTCAACCCTCACGAACCCGTGAAGGACACCGGCCTTCGCCGCACGTACCCGAACTGGGTCGCGCGCGAAGGTGCGCGAGGCATGGAATATAACGCCTGGGGCGCCTTCGCCAACGGCCCCGATCACGAGCCGACGCTGGTGTACACGCGCATGCTATCCGGACCGATGGATTTCACCCCCGGCGTGCTCAGCCTCGAGGGCGCAAACAAGGCGCCGCTGGCCTCGACGCTTGCGAAGCAGCTTGGGCTCTACCTTGCGATATATTCTCCCATCCAGATGGCCGCGGACTTCATCGAAAACCTCGAGGCGCATCCGCGCGAACTCGACTTCATTTCCAAAGTCCCTGCCGATTGGTCCGAGAGCAAATTGATTGCCGGAGAAGTCGGCGACTATGCGATCTTTGCCCGCAAGGACCGCGCAAGCGCCGACTGGTATGTCGGCGGCGTCAACGATGCGACCGAGCGGACGCTGTCGCTGCGGTTCGACTTCCTCGATCCCGGCAAGACCTATACGGCAACCATCTACAAGGATGGCGAAGGCGCAACCTATCTCACCGACGCCCGGCACCGCATCGCCTATGACAATATCCGGGTGAAAAAGGGCGACACGTACCGCCTGTGGCTCGCTCCGGGCGGGGGAGCGGCCATGCGCCTGCATCCCGGACGATGA
- a CDS encoding tryptophan halogenase family protein yields MSPSAEELLHIVILGGGSAGWMTAALFAHLWRDSPIRISVVESPDIGIIGVGEGSTPQLKAFFDGLGIAEAEWMPACDATYKLGIAFEGWSAGGQESGYFHPFPGTLDVHTQAEFFRNAALRRTGVDVPANPDRFYLAGRVAARGGGPHGGESFPFDLAYGYHFDAYKLGAFLRDHAVSQGVTHLARKVVSVDVGADGNVRSLGLEGGEALAADFFVDCSGFGGLIAGQALGARFLPFAENLFNDRAVVMPTAHDERGPVVTATKSIAMTAGWRWAIPLTTRIGNGYVYSSRYLDRDQAERELRIALGLTDADGPARHLEMKVGRLEHSWTANCLAMGLAQGFIEPLEATALHIVIATAQEFITAFEGGGFTPRHRDIFNARIAARYEGVRDYIVAHYRMNQRDADRGYWRDAAGLETLSDNLKAMITAWFTGADIGEAIEDLRIGAFYPNISWHCLFAGYGVFPSNAAMRSPVTTDRPADLAAIDRFLSRAELNFVPPTFPVAARRP; encoded by the coding sequence ATGAGCCCATCCGCCGAGGAACTGCTTCATATCGTCATTCTCGGCGGGGGTAGCGCCGGGTGGATGACGGCGGCGCTGTTTGCACATCTCTGGCGTGACAGCCCGATCCGGATTTCGGTCGTCGAGTCCCCCGACATCGGAATCATCGGGGTGGGTGAGGGGTCGACACCGCAGCTCAAGGCCTTTTTCGACGGCCTTGGCATAGCCGAAGCCGAATGGATGCCCGCGTGCGACGCCACCTACAAGCTCGGGATAGCGTTCGAGGGCTGGTCGGCGGGTGGCCAGGAGTCGGGCTATTTCCACCCCTTCCCGGGAACGCTCGACGTGCATACCCAGGCCGAGTTTTTCCGCAACGCCGCGTTACGGCGGACCGGCGTCGACGTCCCGGCAAATCCGGACCGCTTTTACCTTGCCGGGCGGGTCGCCGCTCGCGGAGGGGGACCGCATGGCGGCGAATCCTTCCCGTTCGATCTCGCCTACGGCTATCATTTCGACGCCTATAAGCTCGGCGCGTTTCTCCGCGATCACGCGGTATCGCAGGGCGTGACGCATCTTGCGCGGAAGGTGGTTAGCGTCGACGTCGGGGCCGACGGCAATGTGCGATCGCTGGGGCTGGAGGGCGGCGAGGCACTGGCGGCGGATTTTTTCGTCGACTGCAGTGGTTTCGGGGGGCTGATCGCCGGACAGGCGCTCGGCGCGCGCTTTCTGCCATTTGCGGAAAATCTTTTCAACGACCGGGCCGTCGTCATGCCGACGGCGCATGACGAAAGGGGCCCGGTCGTCACGGCTACGAAGAGCATCGCGATGACGGCCGGGTGGCGCTGGGCCATCCCGCTGACCACGCGGATCGGAAACGGCTATGTCTATTCAAGCCGCTATCTTGACCGCGATCAGGCCGAACGCGAGCTCAGAATTGCGCTTGGGCTAACCGATGCGGATGGTCCGGCGAGACATCTGGAGATGAAGGTCGGACGGCTCGAACATAGTTGGACGGCCAATTGCCTTGCGATGGGTTTGGCGCAGGGTTTCATCGAGCCGCTGGAGGCGACCGCGCTCCACATCGTCATCGCGACCGCACAAGAGTTCATCACGGCCTTCGAAGGCGGAGGCTTCACCCCCAGGCACCGCGACATTTTCAACGCCCGGATCGCGGCGCGCTATGAGGGCGTTCGCGACTATATCGTTGCGCATTACCGGATGAACCAGCGCGACGCCGATCGGGGCTACTGGCGCGATGCCGCCGGACTCGAGACTTTGTCGGACAATCTTAAGGCGATGATCACGGCCTGGTTCACGGGTGCCGATATTGGCGAAGCGATCGAAGATCTCCGCATCGGCGCCTTTTACCCGAATATCAGCTGGCATTGCCTGTTCGCCGGATATGGTGTTTTCCCGTCCAATGCCGCCATGCGATCACCCGTCACGACCGACCGCCCCGCCGATCTTGCCGCAATCGACCGCTTTCTGTCCCGAGCGGAGCTAAATTTCGTCCCGCCCACTTTTCCCGTCGCGGCCCGGCGACCGTGA
- a CDS encoding tryptophan halogenase family protein: MRLMIIGGGTAGWMAAACLRRFLPRDWSVRLVESDEIGTVGVGEATIPQIRLFNDALGIDEDEFLAATQGTIKLGIEFRDWTRVGHRYMHAFGAIGRGLGLVDFHHYWLRARAAGLAESLDHYSLNERAARARRMQRGAPRTSRYLLEMPYAYHFDAALYAAFLRRRAEAGGVERIEGRIGEVRLDPQRGDVAGVTLDDGRRFDGDFFIDCSGFRGLLIEGALASGYEDWSRWLLNDRAVAVPCAHGTVPQLPWTGATARDAGWQWRIPLQHRIGNGYVYCSAHIGDDAALDTLLSDLDGAAQAEPNQLRFVSGKRRRMWNRNVVALGLASGFMEPLESTSIHLVQAGISRLVKMLPSGAADPAVAAEFNRQSDFEWERIRDFIILHFKATERRDTPYWRDRAEMDVPDTLAAKIDLFRAQGLIFREHEELFTESGWLQVLVGQAVEPLRWHPLADSLEPAELAQFIAGISLTIEREVAQMENYDAFLAAARPAGVAA; the protein is encoded by the coding sequence ATGCGGTTGATGATCATCGGGGGCGGGACGGCAGGCTGGATGGCGGCCGCCTGCCTGCGGCGGTTCCTGCCGCGCGACTGGTCGGTGCGGCTGGTCGAGTCCGATGAAATCGGAACGGTCGGCGTCGGCGAGGCGACGATCCCCCAAATCCGGCTTTTCAACGATGCGCTCGGCATCGACGAAGATGAATTTCTGGCGGCGACGCAGGGAACGATCAAGCTCGGGATCGAGTTTCGCGACTGGACGCGCGTCGGCCATCGCTACATGCACGCTTTCGGGGCGATAGGCCGCGGTCTGGGGCTGGTCGATTTCCACCATTATTGGCTGCGCGCGCGCGCCGCGGGACTGGCCGAAAGTCTGGACCATTATTCGCTGAACGAGCGGGCGGCGCGCGCGCGCCGGATGCAGCGGGGCGCGCCCCGCACATCGCGCTACCTCCTCGAAATGCCCTATGCCTACCACTTCGATGCAGCGCTGTACGCGGCCTTCCTCAGGCGCCGCGCCGAGGCGGGCGGCGTCGAGCGCATCGAAGGCAGGATCGGCGAGGTGCGCCTTGATCCGCAGCGCGGCGACGTCGCCGGCGTGACGCTGGACGACGGACGGCGGTTCGACGGCGATTTCTTTATCGACTGCTCTGGCTTTCGCGGATTGCTGATCGAGGGCGCGCTGGCGAGCGGGTACGAAGATTGGTCGCGCTGGCTGCTTAACGATCGCGCTGTGGCGGTGCCCTGCGCCCACGGTACGGTGCCGCAGCTTCCGTGGACCGGCGCCACGGCACGCGATGCCGGCTGGCAATGGCGCATTCCGCTCCAGCACCGCATCGGCAACGGCTATGTCTATTGCTCGGCGCATATCGGCGACGATGCTGCCCTGGATACGCTGCTCTCCGATCTCGACGGCGCGGCGCAGGCGGAGCCCAACCAGCTGCGTTTCGTCAGCGGCAAGCGACGGCGGATGTGGAACCGCAATGTCGTGGCGCTCGGCCTTGCGAGCGGTTTCATGGAACCGCTGGAATCGACGAGCATCCACCTTGTTCAGGCTGGAATTTCGCGGCTCGTCAAAATGCTCCCGTCAGGCGCCGCCGACCCTGCGGTCGCCGCGGAATTCAATCGGCAGAGCGACTTCGAATGGGAGCGTATCCGCGATTTCATCATTCTTCATTTCAAGGCGACCGAGCGGCGGGACACGCCCTATTGGCGGGACCGGGCGGAAATGGACGTTCCCGACACCCTTGCAGCCAAAATCGACCTCTTCCGCGCGCAAGGCCTGATCTTCCGCGAACATGAAGAGCTTTTCACCGAATCGGGATGGCTGCAGGTGCTGGTCGGACAAGCGGTCGAGCCCCTGCGCTGGCATCCGCTTGCCGACAGTCTCGAACCGGCCGAGCTAGCGCAATTTATAGCCGGCATCTCGCTGACGATCGAGCGCGAAGTCGCGCAGATGGAAAATTACGACGCCTTCCTTGCCGCGGCGCGTCCCGCAGGAGTTGCTGCATGA
- a CDS encoding alpha-amylase family glycosyl hydrolase, whose protein sequence is MIRWFVPLAMLVASLPAPAAAEDARSRPVSDDIIYFVLPDRFENGDRSNDRGGLKGDRLATGYDPTAKGFYHGGDLAGLTRRLDYIEGLGATAIWFAPIFRNKPVQGPKGDESAGYHGYWVTDFTSVDPHFGSNAEFKAFVDAAHARGMKVYMDIITNHTADVIQYRDGDASSYRYRSLADYPFARRGGVDGPAINPGFAGDRDPSPDNWSKLVDPSFAYQPFVPKGEEHSKAPAWLNDPVYYHNRGNSDWVGESALYGDFAGLDDLATENPEVIKGFIEIYGRWIDEFGIDGFRIDTAKHVNPEFWQAFVPAMQARARARGIPNFHIFGEIYIDALDPGALAAYTHSAGLPAVLDFAFARAAIDAASGTKGTDQFARLFDGDILYKGGARAALTLPTFLGNHDMGRVATFVKQANPEADEAELLARVKLAHSMLLTLRGIPTIYYGDEQGFLSDGNDQLAREDMFASKVAVYNDNDLVGSNATTATANFDASHPLYRHIATLSAIRRHTPALMRGSTTVRAFSDKGGLLAVSRFDPDTGREVVLAFNTSTTQLSANIAVDMKSRAFEALSGNCPAASAAPGTLAITVPAFGTLICQAGE, encoded by the coding sequence ATGATCCGTTGGTTCGTTCCGCTCGCGATGCTTGTCGCTTCGCTTCCCGCACCGGCGGCTGCGGAAGATGCGCGCTCGCGTCCCGTCTCCGACGACATCATCTATTTCGTGCTGCCCGACCGTTTCGAAAATGGCGACCGGTCGAACGATCGCGGCGGGCTGAAAGGCGATCGTCTTGCGACCGGTTATGATCCGACCGCGAAGGGATTTTATCATGGCGGCGATCTTGCCGGGCTTACGCGACGGCTCGATTATATCGAGGGTCTCGGCGCCACCGCGATCTGGTTCGCGCCGATTTTCCGCAACAAGCCGGTGCAGGGACCGAAAGGCGACGAAAGCGCTGGTTATCATGGCTATTGGGTCACCGATTTCACGAGCGTAGACCCGCATTTCGGCTCCAATGCCGAGTTCAAAGCCTTCGTCGACGCCGCTCATGCGCGCGGGATGAAGGTCTATATGGACATTATCACCAACCACACGGCCGATGTTATCCAGTATCGCGATGGCGATGCGTCGAGCTATCGTTACCGCAGCCTCGCCGACTATCCCTTTGCGCGGCGTGGAGGGGTCGACGGACCGGCGATTAATCCCGGTTTCGCAGGTGACCGCGATCCGAGCCCCGATAACTGGTCGAAGCTCGTGGACCCCTCTTTCGCCTATCAGCCGTTCGTCCCGAAGGGCGAGGAACACAGCAAGGCCCCCGCGTGGCTCAACGATCCGGTCTATTATCATAATCGTGGCAACAGCGACTGGGTCGGCGAGTCCGCCCTCTACGGTGATTTTGCAGGACTCGACGATCTGGCGACCGAGAATCCCGAAGTCATTAAGGGCTTTATCGAAATATACGGACGGTGGATCGACGAGTTCGGCATCGACGGCTTTCGCATCGATACCGCCAAGCATGTGAACCCGGAATTCTGGCAAGCCTTCGTCCCCGCGATGCAGGCGCGTGCGCGGGCCCGCGGAATTCCCAATTTCCATATCTTCGGGGAAATTTACATCGACGCGCTCGATCCCGGTGCGCTGGCGGCCTATACGCATTCCGCCGGACTTCCCGCGGTGCTCGATTTCGCCTTCGCCCGGGCCGCGATCGACGCGGCGAGCGGAACGAAGGGGACCGACCAATTTGCCCGCCTGTTCGACGGCGACATCCTCTACAAGGGCGGCGCGCGCGCCGCGCTGACATTGCCGACCTTCCTCGGCAATCATGACATGGGCCGTGTCGCGACCTTCGTGAAACAGGCGAACCCCGAAGCGGACGAGGCAGAGCTTCTGGCCCGCGTCAAGCTCGCGCACAGCATGCTACTCACCCTGCGTGGCATCCCCACCATCTACTATGGCGACGAGCAGGGCTTCCTGTCGGACGGCAACGACCAGCTCGCGCGCGAAGACATGTTCGCCTCGAAAGTCGCCGTCTACAACGATAATGATCTCGTCGGCAGCAACGCCACGACCGCGACCGCGAACTTCGACGCCAGCCATCCGCTGTATCGCCATATCGCGACGCTCAGTGCTATTCGCCGGCACACACCGGCGCTCATGCGCGGATCCACGACGGTGCGGGCCTTCTCGGACAAGGGCGGTCTGTTAGCCGTGTCGCGCTTCGATCCCGACACCGGCCGCGAGGTCGTGCTCGCCTTCAATACGTCTACAACGCAATTGTCCGCTAACATCGCGGTGGATATGAAAAGCCGGGCCTTCGAGGCGCTTTCAGGCAATTGTCCGGCAGCCTCCGCCGCGCCCGGCACCCTTGCCATCACCGTCCCGGCCTTCGGCACCTTGATCTGCCAGGCCGGCGAATAA
- a CDS encoding alpha/beta hydrolase, with the protein MTIRRHLVAALMALWALLALPAEAADRGRLLQYDHVFAAGLPEQRLTIWLPPGYDKGVRRYPVVYMHDGHNLFDRASSNFGKIWEADRAMLAAMKRGAEPHIIVGIWAPGVDRYRQYLPASAYRLAAPDIAASMAAAAGGPILSDAYLDWLAGPLKSWVDATLRTRPGRNDTVIMGSSMGGLMSCYAFLERPAVYGRAACVSSHWPAVAPGAVGDADPRLIALWDGWFAARLGPPDGRRLWMDHGTATLDAHYAPYQQAIDARLAASGWERGREWQSRVYDGAPHDENAWAARLPEIFLFLMAPR; encoded by the coding sequence ATGACGATCCGGCGGCACCTGGTGGCGGCGCTGATGGCGCTGTGGGCGCTGCTCGCCCTGCCTGCCGAAGCCGCCGATCGCGGCCGTCTTCTCCAATATGATCATGTCTTCGCTGCCGGATTGCCCGAGCAACGCCTGACGATCTGGCTGCCACCCGGCTACGACAAGGGCGTCCGTCGCTATCCGGTCGTCTATATGCACGATGGCCATAATCTCTTCGATCGGGCGTCGTCGAACTTCGGGAAGATATGGGAGGCGGACCGCGCCATGCTGGCGGCCATGAAGCGAGGAGCCGAGCCGCATATCATCGTCGGTATCTGGGCGCCGGGCGTGGATCGCTATCGCCAGTATCTTCCGGCGAGCGCGTACCGGCTCGCGGCGCCCGATATTGCCGCTTCTATGGCGGCGGCGGCGGGCGGTCCGATTCTGTCGGACGCCTATCTCGACTGGCTTGCGGGGCCTCTGAAATCATGGGTCGACGCGACGCTGCGGACTCGTCCGGGGCGCAACGACACCGTGATCATGGGATCGAGCATGGGCGGCCTCATGAGCTGCTATGCCTTTCTCGAACGTCCGGCGGTCTATGGCCGCGCGGCATGCGTCAGCTCGCATTGGCCGGCGGTCGCGCCCGGCGCCGTGGGCGACGCGGACCCTCGGCTGATCGCGCTCTGGGATGGTTGGTTCGCGGCACGCCTTGGCCCACCCGACGGGCGACGTCTCTGGATGGACCATGGCACGGCCACGCTCGATGCCCACTATGCGCCATATCAGCAAGCGATCGACGCGCGCCTCGCCGCCAGCGGATGGGAGCGGGGACGGGAATGGCAAAGTCGCGTCTATGATGGCGCACCGCATGACGAAAATGCGTGGGCAGCCCGTCTCCCGGAAATTTTCCTCTTTCTCATGGCGCCGCGATGA